taaaattcaaaagttagaactcaagttgtcgtaaatattaaagtaaaaataaaaatttagaatcaaaactaaaataaataatacatatgagaaacTTGTATGGCTTCTTCCATCTATATTGTGCGTTTTGGAACAACTTCCTAATTACATTTCAAAATGGCAATGAGTAGGCATGAGTCAGTACAACTTTAAACAACCTTAAATAGTTTTATGTATTACAAAATCTACACAAGTGAGGAAAATTGCACTAGTTTAAAAAAGTAGACCAAAATGCATAATATGAGGATGAACTTGCTTGGAAGTTTTCTCATCTGCATGTTTTCTCTGGGAAAATTAGCAGAAAAGCTGGTTTATTTTTCCAAGGGTAAGTGTTGGAAATGCCTTGATAATGGATAAAAATTAGGTTGCATGAAGCTCATCCATGAGAAAATATTCCTAGCAAACGATGGCAAGAAAAAGGCACCTATTATTCTTGCTCCCATCCTCCTAATCTCTCCCCAGGGTCATAGTTTGTGAACACCCGAAACTCATTTCCAAGTTTGCTTGAGTGTCGTGGCCAAAAATTGCATGCACGCAAACCCAAAAGCTCTGCAGCTCTATCCCTCTGCACCTCTCCTGCAGGTCATTCTCTTAgcttttactttaaaaaaaagccACTAAAACAACCATTGACATCCATACTTATATTCTGCACTATATTGGAGTTATCTATATATGGCAGTAAAGATGACTAACTCACAGCATTTATTGCAAGTTATGTTCAGTTGGAAAGGAAGTAAAAGCTTTACCCGTAAGCAAAAGCAAGTGAGATTCTCGTGGTTGAGCAAGAAAAGATATTGTTTGAGTAACTTTCTCTAAACACTCCTTGCTCTGCAACAATGCACAACATATGTAATATACTGTCAAAAATTTCCTCCAAACATGAACTCAAGTGAACACCAGTACAGCCATGGCAAAGTTAAGAAACAGGTGCTCATATAAAATATCTGCTCAATCGAGAttatgagaaaaatagaaacTGATGCTCTAACCGAAATGTTCCATATGAGACCAAAATAGTGGTTTACCTACCATCTTGTGATtgaaatatgtcaaaatcttcACATTCTCCGAcgataatatatttaaaatagctCTGTAAAGCAAATCAGTAGGATTACAGATTTCCCAAACTTAAAAACGTAGCACAGGAGGAATTTTATATCAAGGTAAAGTGGTAGAAAATCTCTggtatttacaaattaaaagtcTTTGATTTCGTTTTCATCAGAAAGAAAATCTCATATTAATGGGCACAAGATAAATAAGCATAGGCAAGTGGGTTTTATACTCTGTAATCAAGATAAACAAGCAAGTTCATCCTCATATTCAAGATAAACAATAAGATGCTTGGAAGTAATATGTGGAAACTAAGTGGAAAATAAATTGTAGATACAAAGCATGGGAAGAAAGTGATCTGAGATTACGCATTCTCAATTGATCAAAATAATGCAGGTCAGACTATTGATTTTCATATGCTGCTTGCATTCTTTCAAGATCTAAAACACTTAGCAATCAATAATACCAAACCATTAGAAAGGATGCAGATTAATTGAGACAGAGTCTTGCAAAATCTTCCCAGTGTTTTTCATCTACCAGTTGAACTGCAAGACTATCACTTCCATCATCCTCCTAGaggtattaaaaataaatatcatcaaAACCGAGCCACCATGCTCAATGTACCTGACTGTGCAATCCACTATCAGTGACATTTATCAACTGCAGAACACGAGCTGAGAGTTTTGCATCAATTACTTCTTGTGACTCCATGCTACATGGaagaaatgtaaaaaatatattgatgaCTGTAAAAAGAATGCAAGTCGAGTAAAACCAAAGAAGTTTCAAACAACTAAAAGTACCCTCGCCAAAGTTTGAACCCTAtgcctaatttcatatttaacaatcaagaaacaaaaacccaatatatataataatgcaCACATACacacaacatatatatatatacacacccTTTTGGTACAAAGAAAGAGTTCCAATAATTTCAAACCTTTCTCTCACGTATAGCTAGCAAAGAAGAATCCATTTTAGCTTCAAGAGCTTGCAGTTCATTAATGTTAAGTTCATTCAAGTCTCCACCCATTCTCTgcctgcaaataaataaaaaaaaccccgTTCCCTtaatcaacaacaacaaaaaaagcaTGAACCCTTCTTTTCATTGACAAATAAACCCTAGctttggtttatatatatatatacaccatgGGAAAGGgatataattttcattatacCTAATCTCCCTTCTCAACTTCTTgtttatcttcttcaacctcctataattttcttccattctctgcaaaaacacacacaaaaatggaataaagaacaacaacaaacaGAACCCCACAAAgcttaaaaactaaattgtaaacctCATAATGGGAATTCCATAGATCAATCCTTGTGGTCTTTTGGTATAGATCGGAAAACCCATTTGTCCTAATTTAGAAAGAAACAAAACCCCAAATCAATGAATCATttgttatatgcatatatatatatatatatatataaattcatggagagaaaaagaaaaggtttaggGATTTGAACGGTATTACGAGATGTTGGGGCAAAGGAACTCAtggaattttgagattaaaagggaaaaagaattaaGTACAAAATTTGGGGTATTTAAGGCGCGCAATGGAGATGAGGAGAAGAGAGAGAAACGAGCGggtaaccaaattttttttttgggagtGGGCGGGATTTTGAATATctttttacggcgttttttataaaaaatgtcgcaaaaaaattattttattttgtacaaaacgacgccgttttgttATGttaaaaatcttatattttttttgttaaaaattattttaaagtaaaattattttttgtggcgttttttataaaaacgccgctattgcttaccttttgtggcatttttcataaaaacgctgcaaaaattatttcattttaaatatgttaaaatttattagttaagtgattttataaaatatttttattatttttataaattgaattttttaaaaaaatcaagtactctcaaaataaatatcgtatattttaataagaaaaaatgattaaatggttgtaattaattattaagttagaattatccaatgtaagcaattaatctctcacatatcaaatttctattaaagattgaggcgttaatcatgatttttatattattcatttcgatataatctccattttattagagatatttcttccaaactaaaatataactattttgctaGATGTTAGAAgtggaatgattttagttttatatggataaaattttatatggataAGCCCGTATAACAaagtcattaaaatttttatatggatATGCCCGTATAACAAAGTCGGTCAAAATCGTAGAACTTACGATTGTAATGAATGCACGTACCCTATATATAcgcttttgaaatttaaaggaaatctctacattttaattttgagatattaaatttttattttttaatttaaacatctAATTTTACGGTTAAAATTATCAATGTAGCTattagaaaatgataaaataattttgtagtcTTTAATGTTTGtaccttttattaatttagtcttttctttaaaagtatataaatattataaaataaaagtttaaaatattttaaaattcattttaaaattttaaatcacgaaaaatataaaacttttcaaaatttagaaaatatatgttatttactctttaaattataattagaaaTGTTCACTACCCATACAACCCATCTAGTCCAAAATATGGTTAGGcttagatttatatttttttttgtttttaaacaatgaaatggGTGATTCGGGTAAAACGAGCTTGAAGTgggaaaagtttttaaaattgggcATTGGTAACAcctaatccataaaccttaaaatggtaacacctaaaccttaaactctaaaccatgcATTGTAACAGTCAAATCATTAACGCTAAACCGTAAACCATAAACATCAAGCCCTAAAAcagtaaatttgatcattatcttATAAGCCGTAAACACTAACCTCATATTAACACTAAAAtgtaaactctaaaccttaaaccccaattCCCaagccctaaacctaaaccctaaactcaaaaatgtaatcctaaaataataaacattatgatgatatttattcatcattatcCACTAACCCGACCCAAATCCAAATGCAAACCCTACCCTGCTCTGCTCATTTTGTTTTCCCAACTCTGGACCTCAGCACTCGCCACTCACCCACCCTAACGAAGTACCCAACATAATTCGATTAATGATTGCAAATATAAGATATTTGCTTTCTTTTGCAATTGGGCTATTCAGATAAATTAGACCTACTTGTCCACCACTACCACTATACCGCCTGAAGCAACATTCGGCTCTAGACTCGAGACCCAGCTAACACTTTTTGTTATCAAGAAAAAACAAACAGCTTTTTCTTTTCAGGAGCAAATCGTCCAACTAACCCCACCGACTCTACTAGCTAAATTAAATCCCAACttcacttaattattttctaaaattcaatatttaataaattttattcgaatttcaatatttataatattttcttataaccCTTTCTCCGCCTAAAAAACCTAGTATTAATTTCTAGTGGGTATTAGACCAAGTAACAACCTCATTTGtcccttttcattcattttcagtTCTTACTCTTGAGTAGGTACTATTAGGTCATTGTTGTGTTCATGTTTgattaactaaatataaaattatttttggtaataaaattatcaatatataatattatttatcacgatatttggtgttttatattactttctttgattatttatttagtcgaactatcaaaatttattattcttataaaatttattatatttttattctttacaacacaacaatttaagttttatgatattttattttactcataatttaatatattgttctagtaaattagtagtttaaataaactgtgattgaaaaataataaaaaatagttaggAGTTaggacttctctttaataaaaacattttgtattaaacaatattatttgttatcatttaaatgtaaatttaaccaatatataataaataca
This genomic stretch from Gossypium raimondii isolate GPD5lz chromosome 6, ASM2569854v1, whole genome shotgun sequence harbors:
- the LOC105774630 gene encoding agamous-like MADS-box protein AP3; this encodes MEENYRRLKKINKKLRREIRQRMGGDLNELNINELQALEAKMDSSLLAIRERKSKECLEKVTQTISFLAQPRESHLLLLTGEVQRDRAAELLGLRACNFWPRHSSKLGNEFRVFTNYDPGERLGGWEQE